A stretch of Hydractinia symbiolongicarpus strain clone_291-10 chromosome 9, HSymV2.1, whole genome shotgun sequence DNA encodes these proteins:
- the LOC130656818 gene encoding uncharacterized protein LOC130656818 — protein MKQKKVKEEGEHEVTLSVTIAKASTIDKEYYKKKSELPQVQNYFHCEYKLLPDDKNTVKTDVVTFGTAAKLYCENDSKVLRTWLDKNKTWVTWTTERKVRVTIDSLLKMFKHKFVLKVWDSKDKVSARARFDRPKAFRLPPTKAVDEIDLDTIRELLLKEGKTNMHLGKGFLMDSRATSTELLYKGASRKVSFLGNESDKDLQQKMSQSTNSFIGNSESKLEVQVKLDENQQPEFKNLITLASTGVKCRTDDVVETKIDNKLTAGRNLSKQKSNSMRTGSPRQTSPMLRKLDSEAQRIQQHGVASLSIPMSALFTNCVSISNNIKESVNSLEEVIVILTLDKPLLSERQRQVLNPMVLTICAATQMPDDIFSSEELKLRCMPPFVKYKFYQCPEHVSEMTEYRKTIKFNDRNVILLGTMNKERLFEYLRGPPLKIEIHDRDPKEISQKKSLVFGSQPEDDSIWNNTGLSKDSSSNNDRGIRCGVAEYDLSELLLGERILELVSPIRNHYQDRNSHVQLPSKSLTRFNIPSGNYLECGSDLKIKIELARSLLLINDNLYYSESESRILTSATTNTVQCPFNRLVYIFDYNNKKFLGEILTKVSEVNARALNLSAYPQHVIDAALSTYKLTDEEKEDTSLDIITGCQIIDGIYHIFILEGLAKEGLKLIWDHLGHPEYNEQSFFRVLYNSSIAFAQRMYQSLDVDLTRVKLYQPLESIVRQPLLYVRDMVPRLCFEAVTKLFQLTRFTSLHSAVRNDLLPTAEMVVSLSKEFGVPLSENDFHDQSNITVNNETTEADVPSDTTPLVGSFKSHRELVDTKNEMYEKILMERKNTKNAQTDHICANIKSLLTLSKAKMKQPTISCEAIQIPHNYSNQTLNSTVMANEKLREILAQDEGARYTYCNEYQSATLVPVSVEKIAKERERLSKENWKTSDGFVFPGVKSSTESNHHPKPIHPARVHELNLPWRENILHANVIKPTVDRLLFKWEDCTLDFNTWSPSKPFFGEPAVVTIHKAGDSLKNEQMQSKMKDESEWKEKLVVDDVKFKTHRCLPATEMTDKGPKASNQHAKLADILKDEAVKYSFPKTRRVPALSVVSHTNTDAEQLLSGDIQARNVGYNPGEIPGLSWSRDKNTIPIKDYKHEYFENIKGHDFRLVHTDREKKAMKIKPLTTEEKDNNLFCSV, from the exons atgaaacaaaaaaaagtgaaagaagAAGGTGAACATGAAGTGACTTTGTCGGTGACCATTGCTAAAGCTTCTACTATAG ACAAAGAGTACTACAAAAAGAAAAGTGAACTTCCCCAAGTTCAAAACTACTTCCACTGTGAATACAAACTGCTACCAGATGACAAAAATACCGTCAAAACTGATGTTGTCACTTTTGGCACTGCAGCAAAATTGTATTGCGAAAATGACTCAAAAGTTTTACGTACATGGctggataaaaataaaacatgggTAACTTGGACAACTGA ACGGAAGGTGAGAGTGACAATTGATTCTTTGCTTAAAATGTTCAAACATAAATTTGTTCTTAAAGTATGGGATTCAAAAGATAAGGTTTCAGCAAGAGCAAGATTTGATAGACCAAAGGCTTTTCGATTGCCACCAACAAAAGCTGTAGATGAAATAGATTTAGACACCATTCGTGAATTGCTGTTAAAAGAAGGAAAAACAAACATGCACTTAGGGAAAGGATTTTTAATGGATTCTCGTGCTACTTCAACAG aattacTGTACAAAGGAGCAAGTAGAAAAGTGAGTTTCCTGGGAAACGAAAGTGATAAG GATTTGCAGCAAAAGATGTCTCAGTCCACTAACTCATTTATTGGTAATTCTGAAAGTAAACTGGAGGTCCAAGTTAAGCTTGATGAAAATCAACAACcagaatttaaaaacttaatcaCCTTAGCATCAACTGGTGTTAAGTGTCGCACTGATGATGTTGTGGAAACTAAAATTGATAATAAACTAACAGCTGGACGGAATTTGAGTAAACAGAAAAGTAATTCAATGCGAACCG GCTCACCAAGGCAAACCTCCCCTATGCTTCGAAAGCTTGATTCTGAAGCACAACGAATTCAACAACATGGAGTGGCATCGTTATCGATTCCAATGTctgctttgtttacaaattgtGTGTCCATTAGTAACAATATTAAAGAATCAGTAAATAGTTTAGAAGAAGTAATAGTGATCTTGACTTTGGACAAACCATTACTGTCTGAACGCCAACGACAAGTACTTAATCCTATGGTGTTGACCATTTGTGCAGCCACTCAAATGCCAGATGATATATTTTCTTCTGAAGAACTAAAACTAAG ATGCATGCCCCCTTTTGTGAAGTACAAGTTTTATCAATGTCCAGAACATGTTAGCGAGATGACAGAATACAGAAAGACAATCAAGTTTAACGACCGCAATGTCATTCTGCTTGGAACAATGAACAAAGAACGTTTGTTTGAATATCTGCGTGGTCCtcctttaaaaattgaaatccaTGATCGCGATCCTAAGgaaatttctcaaaaaaaatctttagtgTTTGGTAGTCAACCAGAAGATGATAGCATATGGAATAATACAG GGCTGTCGAAGGATTCCTCATCGAACAATGATCGAGGTATAAGATGTGGTGTTGCAGAATACGATTTGTCAGAATTGCTGTTGGGTGAACGTATTCTTGAACTAGTATCACCAATCCGAAATCATTATCAAGATCGAAATTCACACGTGCAATTGCCTTCAAAATCTTTGACAA gaTTTAATATCCCATCTGGCAACTATCTGGAATGTGGAAGCGATCTGAAGATCAAGATTGAACTGGCACGAAGTTTATTATTAATAAATGATAACCTGTATTATAGTGAATCAGAAAGTCGGATTTTAACGTCGGCTACCACTAATACTGTTCAG TGTCCATTCAATCGCCTGGTGTATATTTTTgattacaacaacaagaaattCTTGGGTGAAATTTTAACTAAAGTTTCTGAAGTTAATGCTCGAGCTTTGAATTTGTCTGCTTATCCTCAACATGTTATCGATGCTGCTTTGTCGACTTATAAGTTAACGGATGAGGAAAAAGAAGATACATCTTTAGATATTATTACTGGTTGCCAG ATTATTGAcggcatttatcacatttttattttggaaGGACTTGCTAAAGAAGGATTGAAGCTAATTTGGGATCACCTTGGGCACCCGGAATACAATG AGCAATCGTTTTTTCGTGTGCTATACAATTCCAGCATAGCATTCGCTCAAAGAATGTACCAATCACTAGACGTGGATTTAACACGTGTGAAGTTGTATCAACCACTAGAAAGCATTGTTAGACAACCTTTACTTTATGTTAGAGATATGGTACCTAGGTTGTGTTTCGAAGCTGTTACTAAACTTTTTCAg TTGACTCGATTTACCAGCCTTCATAGCGCTGTGCGCAATGATCTTTTGCCGACAGCTGAAATGGTTGTTTCTCTTAGCAAAGAGTTTGGTGTGCCCTTATCAGAAAATGACTTTCACGATCAAAGTAATATTACCGTTAATAACGAAACGACTGAAGCTGACGTGCCGTCCGACACTACGCCTTTGGTGGGGTCATTTAAGAGTCATCGCGAATTGGTTGATACTAAAAATGAGATGTATGAGAAAATATTAATGGAacgaaaaaatacaaaaaatgcgCAAACTGATCACATTTGTGCGAATATC AAATCATTATTAACTTTGTCGAAAGCGAAAATGAAGCAACCAACGATCTCTTGCGAAGCGATACAGATTCCACACAACTACAGCAATCAAACATTGAATAGTACCGTGATGGCAAATGAGAAACTTCGAGAAATACTGGCACAG GATGAAGGCGCGCGCTACACGTATTGCAACGAGTACCAATCCGCAACCTTGGTGCCTGTATCCGTCGAAAAAATAGCGAAAGAAAGAGAGCGTCTTTCAAAAGAGAATTGGAAAACTAGCGATGGCTTCGTTTTTCCTGGAGTTAAGTCTTCTACCGAATCGAATCATCATCCAAAACCAATTCATCCTGCGAGGGTTCATGAGTTAAATTTG CCTTGGCGCGAAAATATTTTGCACGCAAATGTTATCAAACCTACAGTTGACAGATTGTTGTTTAAATGGGAGGACTGTACTCTCGATTTCAACACCTGGTCTCCTTCCAAGCCGTTTTTTGGAGAGCCAGCTGTTGTTACTATCCATAAAGCCGGTGACTCTCTAAAGAACGAACAAATGCAATCGAAAATGAAAGATGAAAGTGAGTGGAAAGAAAAACTTGTTGTGGATGATGTGAAGTTTAAAACACACAG ATGTCTTCCGGCCACAGAAATGACCGACAAAGGTCCGAAAGCATCGAATCAACACGCCAAGTTAGCCGACATACTAAAGGACGAAGCTGTTAAATATTCCTTTCCGAAAACGAGACGAGTTCCAGCTTTATCTGTCGTTTCACACACAAATACCGATGCTGAACAACTTTTATCTGGCGATATCCAAGCAAGAAATGTCGGGTATAATCCTGGCGAGATACCTGGCTTGTCATGGTCACGTGATAAAAACACAATCCCAATTAAAGATTATAAACATGAATACTTCGAAAATATCAAGGGACATGATTTCAG GTTAGTACACACTGATCGAGAGAAGAAAGCTATGAAAATCAAACCGTTGACCACGGAAGAAAAAGataacaatttattttgttcTGTGTAA
- the LOC130657205 gene encoding NK1 transcription factor-related protein 1-like, producing the protein MTNTVRNDELRTSDHAGSREWYASQHMRHIERKFCSHTACQTCNFDSLNRNIGKGCPRDSYLHPGRDNLQEQDEHLRRIQRIDEIMKRSTSTLHNGYPFSIRRILKPDHANHANRIPVHTYHISTYGCIDQRKTVMPHHYNHRKNTHDRGDQRLICDVSGCKKCNVPYPNICAVPHSFIDMAIHQQPTHSQIKSEKKQDEVFAASPGEVRDYKPIKSKHKLTSSKKRKRHRTAFTPTQLLGLENSFERGHYLVGDERRQLAQFLRLTETQIKVWFQNRRTKWKRQRNALYENVEYSDDSDASGLE; encoded by the exons ATGACAAATACTGTACGAAATGACGAATTAAGAACAAGTGATCATGCAGGTAGTAGAGAGTGGTATGCATCACAGCATATGAGGCATATTGAGCGAAAATTCTGTTCTCACACCGCATGCCAGACATGTAACTTCGATTCATTAAACAGAAACATTGGGAAAGGATGCCCACGTGATTCTTACCTTCACCCTGGTCGAGATAATCTTCAAGAGCAGGATGAACATTTACGTAGAATTCAACGTATTGATGAAATCATGAAGCGATCCACATCTACGCTACATAATGGTTACCCGTTTAGCATTCGACGAATATTAAAACCAGACCACGCTAATCACGCTAATCGTATTCCTGTTCACACTTACCATATCTCTACATATGGTTGTATAGATCAAAGAAAGACAGTTATGCCACATCACTATAATCATCGTAAGAACACACATGACCGGGGAGATCAGAGGTTGATCTGTGACGTGAGTGGGTGCAAAAAATGTAATGTACCGTATCCCAACATTTGTGCAGTTCCACACTCTTTCATTGACATGGCAATTCACCAACAGCCAACGCATTCTCAAATTAAAA GTGAAAAGAAGCAGGATGAGGTTTTTGCAGCATCGCCTGGTGAGGTACGAGATTATAAACCAATCAAAAGTAAACATAAACTGACGTCATCCAAGAAACGAAAGCGCCACAGAACCGCTTTTACACCTACGCAATTATTGGGTCTTGAAAATTCCTTTGAAAGGGGTCACTACTTGGTTGGTGATGAGAGAAGACAACTCGCACAGTTTTTACGTTTAACTGAAACACAAATAAAA GTTTGGTTTCAAAACCGTCGCACAAAATGGAAACGACAAAGAAATGCTTTATACGAGAATGTCGAATATTCCGACGATAGCGACGCTTCCGGGCTTGAGTAA